One Thermus sp. CCB_US3_UF1 DNA window includes the following coding sequences:
- a CDS encoding disulfide oxidoreductase yields MKRGPLLLTFAWMVALVATLGSLYYSEVRLFLPCELCWYQRIFMYPQAILLGLALWRQDLSVWPYALALSLIGGGISTLHLLEQKFPELFTLACKPPVPCSVEYMPQFPIPLQALIAFVLIAVSMALLAKEARGR; encoded by the coding sequence ATGAAGCGCGGCCCCCTCCTCCTCACCTTCGCTTGGATGGTGGCCCTGGTGGCCACCTTGGGAAGCCTGTACTACTCCGAGGTGCGCCTTTTCCTGCCCTGCGAGCTCTGCTGGTACCAGCGCATCTTCATGTATCCGCAGGCCATTTTGCTGGGCCTAGCCCTCTGGCGGCAGGACCTCAGCGTCTGGCCTTACGCCCTGGCCCTTTCCCTCATCGGGGGGGGCATCAGCACCCTCCACCTCCTGGAGCAGAAGTTTCCTGAGCTTTTCACCCTGGCCTGCAAACCGCCCGTGCCCTGCTCCGTGGAGTACATGCCCCAGTTTCCCATCCCCCTCCAGGCCCTTATCGCCTTCGTGCTGATTGCGGTCAGCATGGCCCTGCTGGCGAAAGAAGCGCGGGGGCGGTAA
- a CDS encoding DUF5522 domain-containing protein yields the protein MKEELKEGEDYYREEGRVVFTEAYHRKRGYCCGSGCRHCPWREQKEED from the coding sequence GTGAAGGAAGAGCTGAAGGAAGGAGAGGACTATTACAGGGAGGAAGGGAGGGTGGTCTTCACCGAGGCCTACCACCGCAAGCGGGGCTACTGTTGCGGCTCGGGGTGCCGCCACTGTCCCTGGCGGGAGCAAAAAGAAGAGGATTAG
- the gltX gene encoding glutamate--tRNA ligase gives MVVTRIAPSPTGDPHVGTAYIALFNYVWARKNGGRFLVRIEDTDRARYVPGAEERILAALRWLGIPYDEGPDIGGPHGPYRQSERLPLYRQYAEELLRRGWAYRAFETPEELERIRQEKGGYDGRARHIPPEEAEARARRGEPHVIRLKVPRPGTTEVRDELRGVVVYDNGEIPDVVLLKSDGYPTYHLANVVDDHLMGVTDVIRAEEWLVSTPIHVLLYRAFGWETPKFYHMPLLRNPDKTKISKRKSHTSLEWYKAEGFLPEALRNYLALMGFSMPDGREIFSLEELIAAFTWERVSLGGPVFDLDKLRWLNGKYIREVLSLEEVAERVKPFLEERGLSWPDEAYLRRAVELMRPRFDTLKELPEKAPYLFQEDYPVTEKAREKLREGLDLLKEVQPLLEAQEAWSEAALDTLLRGFAQAKGLKLGQVAQPLRAALTGTLETPGLFEIMTLLGKARTLARLERALGKGA, from the coding sequence ATGGTGGTGACCCGCATCGCCCCAAGCCCTACGGGGGACCCCCACGTGGGCACGGCCTATATCGCCCTTTTCAACTACGTCTGGGCCCGGAAAAACGGGGGCAGGTTCCTGGTGCGCATTGAGGATACGGACCGGGCTCGGTATGTGCCCGGGGCCGAGGAAAGGATCCTGGCGGCCCTCAGGTGGCTCGGCATCCCCTACGACGAGGGGCCGGATATCGGCGGGCCCCACGGCCCTTACCGGCAATCCGAGCGGCTTCCCCTGTACCGGCAATACGCCGAGGAACTCCTGCGGCGGGGCTGGGCCTACCGGGCCTTTGAAACCCCGGAGGAGCTGGAGCGGATCCGCCAGGAAAAGGGAGGCTACGATGGCCGGGCCCGCCACATTCCCCCGGAAGAGGCCGAGGCCCGGGCCAGGCGGGGGGAGCCCCACGTGATCCGCCTCAAGGTGCCCCGCCCCGGAACCACGGAGGTGCGGGACGAGCTCCGGGGAGTGGTGGTCTACGATAACGGGGAGATCCCCGACGTGGTCCTCCTCAAGTCGGACGGCTACCCCACCTACCACCTGGCCAACGTGGTGGACGACCACCTCATGGGGGTGACGGACGTGATCCGGGCGGAGGAGTGGCTGGTCTCCACCCCCATCCACGTCCTCCTCTACCGGGCCTTTGGCTGGGAAACCCCCAAGTTCTACCACATGCCCCTCCTGCGCAACCCCGACAAGACCAAGATCTCCAAGCGGAAAAGCCACACCTCCTTGGAGTGGTACAAGGCGGAGGGCTTCCTGCCCGAGGCCCTGCGCAACTACCTGGCCCTCATGGGCTTTTCCATGCCGGATGGGCGGGAGATCTTCTCCCTCGAGGAGCTCATCGCCGCCTTCACCTGGGAACGGGTCTCCCTGGGGGGGCCGGTCTTTGACCTGGACAAGCTGCGCTGGCTGAACGGGAAGTACATCCGCGAGGTCCTATCCCTGGAGGAGGTGGCGGAAAGGGTGAAGCCCTTCCTGGAGGAAAGGGGCCTTTCCTGGCCGGACGAGGCCTACCTGAGGCGGGCGGTGGAGCTCATGCGCCCCCGGTTTGACACCCTAAAAGAGCTTCCAGAAAAAGCCCCTTACCTCTTCCAGGAGGACTACCCTGTGACCGAAAAGGCCAGGGAAAAGCTCAGGGAGGGCCTGGATCTTCTGAAGGAGGTCCAACCCCTCCTGGAAGCCCAGGAGGCGTGGAGCGAGGCGGCCTTGGATACCCTCCTGCGGGGCTTCGCCCAAGCCAAGGGCCTGAAGCTGGGCCAGGTGGCCCAGCCCCTGCGGGCGGCCCTCACCGGCACCCTGGAAACCCCGGGGCTCTTTGAGATCATGACCCTCCTGGGCAAGGCCCGCACCCTGGCCCGGCTGGAGCGGGCCCTGGGGAAAGGCGCTTAG
- the lptB gene encoding LPS export ABC transporter ATP-binding protein, with translation MDGELLAQGLRKRYGPKEVVKGVDLHLKRGEIVALFGPNGAGKTTTFYMVVGFIRPTGGRIFLKGQEVSRLPMYRRARLGLGYLPQEPSAFRRMTVLENLLAVLEFQPLAPKERLEKAKALLEELAIYHLRDRMAYALSGGERRRLEMARALATDPDFILLDEPFTGVDPKNVREIQKVIAELRERRGVGVFITDHAVRETLAITDRVYVMYDGEILFHGDPETFARDQGVRRHYLGEDYEL, from the coding sequence ATGGACGGGGAGCTTCTGGCCCAAGGCCTCAGGAAACGCTACGGCCCCAAGGAGGTGGTGAAGGGGGTGGACCTCCACTTGAAGCGAGGGGAGATCGTGGCCCTCTTCGGTCCCAACGGCGCGGGCAAGACCACCACCTTTTACATGGTGGTGGGCTTCATCCGGCCCACGGGAGGGCGCATCTTCCTCAAGGGCCAGGAGGTGAGCCGCCTGCCCATGTACCGCCGGGCCCGCCTGGGCCTCGGCTACCTGCCCCAGGAGCCCAGCGCCTTCCGCCGCATGACGGTGCTGGAAAACCTCCTGGCTGTTTTGGAATTCCAACCCCTTGCCCCAAAGGAGCGCCTGGAGAAGGCCAAGGCCCTCCTGGAGGAACTGGCCATCTACCACCTCAGGGACCGCATGGCCTACGCCCTTTCCGGGGGGGAAAGGCGGAGGCTGGAGATGGCCCGCGCCCTGGCCACCGACCCGGACTTCATCCTTCTGGACGAGCCCTTTACCGGGGTGGACCCTAAGAACGTGCGGGAGATTCAGAAGGTGATCGCCGAGCTCCGGGAACGGCGGGGGGTGGGGGTCTTCATCACCGACCATGCGGTGCGGGAAACCCTGGCCATCACCGACCGGGTCTACGTGATGTACGACGGGGAGATCCTCTTCCACGGCGACCCGGAAACCTTTGCCCGCGACCAGGGGGTGCGGCGCCACTACCTCGGCGAGGACTACGAGCTCTAG
- the ftsY gene encoding signal recognition particle-docking protein FtsY — protein MGFLDRLKAGLAKTREKLLGAIPWGANPEEVLEELEMALLAADVGLAATEELLAQVRASGRKDLKEAVKEKLVAMLEPDPRRATLRKLGFRPQNPKPVEPQGHVVMVVGVNGVGKTTTIAKLGRHYQELGKKVMFCAGDTFRAAGGMQLAEWGKRLGIPVLQGAEGADPAGLAFDAAQARKARGYDLLFVDTAGRLHTKHNLMEELKKVKRAIGKADPGEPGEVWLVLDAVTGQNGLEQAKRFHEAVGLTGVIVTKLDGTAKGGVLVPIVRTLGVPIRFIGVGEGPEDLQPFDAEAFVEALLEA, from the coding sequence ATGGGCTTCTTGGACCGCCTGAAGGCGGGGCTGGCCAAAACGCGGGAAAAACTCCTCGGGGCCATCCCCTGGGGCGCCAACCCCGAGGAGGTGCTGGAGGAGCTGGAGATGGCCCTCCTGGCCGCCGACGTGGGCCTGGCCGCCACCGAGGAGCTCCTTGCCCAAGTGCGGGCTTCGGGGCGCAAGGACCTCAAGGAGGCGGTGAAGGAAAAGCTGGTGGCCATGCTGGAGCCCGACCCGCGCCGGGCCACGCTGCGCAAGCTGGGCTTCCGCCCGCAAAACCCCAAGCCCGTGGAGCCCCAGGGGCACGTGGTCATGGTGGTGGGGGTCAACGGGGTGGGCAAGACCACCACCATCGCCAAGCTGGGCCGCCATTACCAGGAGCTGGGCAAAAAGGTGATGTTCTGCGCCGGGGACACCTTCCGCGCCGCCGGGGGCATGCAGCTTGCGGAGTGGGGCAAGCGCCTGGGCATCCCCGTCCTCCAGGGCGCGGAAGGGGCAGACCCCGCGGGTCTAGCCTTTGACGCCGCCCAGGCCCGCAAGGCGCGAGGGTACGACCTCCTTTTCGTGGACACCGCAGGCCGCCTGCACACCAAGCACAACCTCATGGAGGAGCTGAAAAAGGTCAAACGGGCCATCGGCAAAGCCGACCCTGGGGAACCTGGGGAGGTCTGGCTGGTGCTGGATGCGGTCACGGGGCAAAACGGCCTCGAGCAAGCCAAGAGGTTCCACGAGGCTGTGGGCCTTACCGGGGTAATCGTGACCAAGCTGGACGGCACCGCCAAGGGAGGGGTGTTGGTGCCCATCGTGCGCACCCTAGGGGTGCCCATCCGCTTCATCGGGGTAGGGGAAGGCCCGGAAGACCTGCAACCCTTTGACGCCGAGGCCTTTGTAGAGGCCCTTCTGGAAGCCTAA